From Bradyrhizobium sp. 4:
GATGCCGATCAGCAGCGCGCGGCGGCCGGGTTTGACAGCAAGGCTCGCCATCTCGCGCGCAGCGCTCACGATCGCGCGCGAGGCAGGCGCCGGAGCGCCCTCATGCCAGACCGTCGCAACTGTGCTGGTGTGCGACAGGTACCATGTCGCATCGTGATTGAGCGCGTCGTTGGGAACGTCGAAGGACACGACGACCTGCTGATAATTATCCGCACGAATGTCGAGCGGATAGGTCAGCACGTGATCGCCGGGGTTATAGAGGTGGTACCATTTTCGGCAGGTTAGGGGCTGAATGCGGCCGGCAAAGACGTCGCGCACCGCCGGGTTGCCGATTTGCGAGCCGAAGCTGACGAAGATCGCGTCCTTGATCGCGTCGCCGTCGTGCAGGAAGGTGTCGTAGCAGATCAGCGAGCCGAGGCTGTGCGCCAGGACCATGTCGTAGGTCTTGCCGTCGATCTTGTCGAGAATGAGCCGGCGGAGGTCCTTGCGGAGCTGTTCGTCGGTTGACCACTGGGCGATCATGCCTGCGGTCCATTTGATGACGGCAGGGATGTCGCCGATGCCACGTGCGCCAGTCAGGAGGTCGCCGATGCCGTGAACGACCGCGCTCGCCAGCAGCTTGGCCGCGGCCGCGGCGTAGGTGAGGGAATTGAGCGGGGCCTTCTCGAACAGATCGTCGTAGCGAACGAAATCAATCTCGAGCTGGACTCCCTGGTCGACCTGCTCGACGGCACGCGTGATGACTTCGGACCAGGACTGCTGAAACCCGGCATCGATCTCCGCGTGACCGACGCCGTGGACGCAAAGCAACGACAGGCGGGTGCTCATGAAAGCGGCCTCCTCAAATACAATCTGAAATAGCGGCTGTGTGGATGCAAACGTCAGGGATGATGTCACGGAGCCGCGACGGGCGAATGTGAAGTAGCGCACGAATTGCTCGCGACAGTTTGCCTCACCTTGTGGGTGCCACGACGAGTCGGGCCGCCGCGCGCTGGATCGTCCTCCGGACACACAACCCAAGGAGATCCGTGATGCCCTATGTCGATGGTTTCGTGCTGGCCGTGGCAAAGGACAACATCGAGGCGTACAAGGCGCTGGCGACAACAGCCTGCGCCATCTGGATGGAGCACGGTGCGCTCGATTATGTCGAATGCATTGGCGACGACGTGCCCTATGGCGAGCTGACCTCGTTTCCGCGCGCGGTGATGGCGAAGGAGGACGAGATCGTGGTGTTCTCATGGATCATCTATCGCGACCGGGAGACTCGCGACGCCGTCAACAAGAAGGTGATGGCGGACCCGCGGCTGAAGTTGGAGGGCATGCCGTTCGACGGCAAGCGCATGATCTATGGCGGCTTCACGACGCTGCTGAGGGCGAGCGACCCCGTGAAGTGAGGGCGCTGACCAGCCCCACATATCGGTGCTTGCCCATGCAGCAGCATCGTGGCTAGCCGTTTCACTTGCCGGCTACAGCCTTTACGTCAAGGACGGCGATCTCGTGCATGACCTCAGCATCGGCGGCAGTCACCAGATCGTCCGCTCGGAGCGCTAGGTGCCGTCGGGCGCGCGGCGGCTCGGCGTGCATGTCGAACGTCTCGTGCGCAAGGAGCCGCCGGCCAAGGGCTCGCGTACCGGCGTCACCGGCGTCACCGGCTACACGCGGCTGATCGACGGCGAGCCCGCGGGAGCGCTGCAGACCCAGCTCAGATTCCACATGCTGATCTCGTGGTCCGGCCTCGACATCGGCCGCGACAGCTCGGTGTCGCATTACGATGCGCCGTTCGAATTCGAAGGACGCTCTCGCGCGTCACTGTCGTCATGCACGACGACCAGAAGCTCGACGGCGACGCCGTCGGCAACGCGCAGATGGCGCGGCGGTGAACGCGCGAAAGAGCTACTTGATCTTGTCGTAGGCCGCCGCGAAATCGCCCAGCGGCATCGGGATCGCGATCGTTTCCTTGGCCATGTTCTGGAAGGAGACCTTCAGCTGCTTGCCTGACCTTAAAGTGGCCAACAGGTCTGGTGCGATCGGCGTCGATGCGTAGCAGCCGCGGTTCTCGCAGGTCTGGATTGGGAGATCGACCGTCTTGCCGTCGTCGACCTGGAGCTTGGTCCCGATGGGAAGGTTAAGGCCAAGCGGCAATTGCAGCAGCGCCACGGGTGTGCGGGTGTCGGGCGCGATGCGGATGTTGATCAGGACGACGGTCTGGCCGGTCTTGGTGAGCACCGCGTTCTGCTCCATCGCGCATTCGAGCGGTGCGTCGCGGCTGACGCTGGTGCAGCGCACGACCCAGCCGGGCTGCTGCGCCACAGCGCCGTCAGCCTGCGGCTGCGTCGGAGCGGGCGCAGGCTGTGCCGCCGGGGCAGAGGGAGTCGCGTTCTTCTTGGCGCCTTGCTGGGCATACGCGCCACCCGCAGACAACAGGACAGCGGCGACAAGGGCGACAAGTCTGGATTGCATGGGCATGGCAAGACCGCGTTGACGTGAACCAAGGGCCTCGCTGTAACGTCGTGAGGCGTGCGGTGCAAGCTGCTACTCGGCAGCTTCCTTAACGGTGCCGTGCTCGACCGTCTCGTCGCCTTCGCCGTCACCCTTACGGCCCCAGCCCGAGAACCAGTTGTTGAGCTCGTCGAGATAGAGATAGACGACCGGGGTGGTGAACAGCGTCAGCGCCTGGCTGACGATCAGACCGCCGACCATGGCGTAGCCGAGCGGCTGGCGAATCTCGGCGCCGGTGCCGTGGCCGAGCATCAGCGGCACGCCGCCGAGCAGGGCAGCCATCGTCGTCATCATGATCGGACGGAAGCGCAACAGCGCCGCCTGCCGGATCGATTCCGCCGGCGTCTTGTGCTCGTCGCGCTCCGCGGCGATGGCGAAGTCCACCATCATGATGCCGTTCTTCTTCACGATGCCGATCAGCAGAATGACTCCGATCAAAGCAATGAGGCTGAACTCGAAGCCGGCCGCCATCAGGATCGCGAGCGCGCCGACGCCGGCCGAGGGCAGGGTCGACAGAATCGTGATCGGATGGATGTAGCTCTCGTAGAGGATGCCGAGGATCAGATAGACCACGACCAGCGCGGCGAGGATGAGGAGCGGCACGGTGCCGAGCGATTGCTGGAACGCTTGTGCCGTGCCCTGGAAGCTGGAATTCAGCGTCGGCGGCGCGCCGAGATCGGCCATCGCCTTCTGCACAGCCTCGGTGGCCTGGCCGAGCGCGACGCCCTGGGCGAGGTTGAAGCTGATCGTGATCGCGGGGAACTGGCCCTGGTGGCTGATCGAGAGCGGGCGGACCGGATCGGTGCTCCAGGTCGCGAAGGTCGACAGCGGCACCTGGTCGCCGGTCAGCGGAGATTTCAGGTAGAGCTTGTTCAGGCTCTCGAGGCTGCCCTGCATCTCCGGCAGGATCTCGAGGATCACCTTGTAGGTGTTGAGCTGGGTGAAATACTGCGTGACCTGGCGCTGTCCGAAGGCGTCGTAGAGCGTGTCGTCGATCAGCTGCGGCTGGATTCCGTAACGCGCTGCAGTATCGCGGTTGATCTTGAGCTGAACCGTGGTGCCCTGGGTCTGCTGGTCGGTCGCAACGTCGCGCAGTTGCGGCAAGGTCTGCATCTTGGCGAGGATCTTCGGTGCCCAGTCGTTGAGCTCGGCGAGATCGGCGTCCTGCAGGGTAAACTCGAACTGGGTGCGCGTCGGCCGGCCGCCGAGCCGGACGTCCTGGGCTGCCTGCATGTAGAGGCGGGCGCCGGACACCTTCTCGAGCTTGGGACGCAGCCGCGCGATGATCTGCTGCGCGGAGGCTTCGCGCTCGTTGCGCGGCTTCAGCGTGATGAACATGTTGCCGTTGTTGCCGGCGCGGCCGCTGCCGCCGATGTTCATCGCGATGGATGCGATGTCGGGATCGTCCATCACGATCTTGCCGAGCTCGACCTGGCGGCGCTGCATCTCCGCGAACGAGATGTCCTGGGAGGCTTCCGAGGTCGCAGTGATCAGGCCGACGTCCTGTTGCGGGAAGAACCCTTTCGGGATCAGCACGAACAGATAGACGGACAGGGCAAGGGTCGCGAAGAAGATCGTGAGCGTGGTGCGGCGCCAGGCCAGGGCATGGTCGAGCATCCATTCGTAACCGCGCAACATCCGGTCGAAGCCGCGCTCGCTCCATTGGTAGAACTTGCCGTGGGTGACCTCGCCATGGGCGCGCAGGAAGCGCGAGGCCATCATCGGCGTCAGGGTCAGCGACACGAACATCGAGACGAAGATCGTCATCGCCAGCACGACGGCGAATTCGCGGAACAGGCGCCCGATGATGCCGCCCATCAGCAGCAGCGGAATCAGCACCGCGACCAGCGAGATGCTGATCGAGACGATGGTGAAGCCGATTTCCTTCGAGCCCTTGAAGGCCGCCGCCATCGGCGATTCGCCTTCCTCGATGTAGCGCGTGATGTTCTCCAGCATCACAATGGCGTCGTCGACGACAAATCCGACCGCGATGGTGAGTGCCATCAGCGACAGATTGTCGAGCGAGTAGCCGAACACCCACATCAGCGCGCACGCGCCCAGCAGCGCCAGTGGCACCGTGATGGTGGGAATGACCGTTGCCCAGAAGCTGCGCAGGAAGATGAAGATGACCATGACGACCAGCGCAATGGTCAGCAGCAGCGTGAACTGGACGTCTTCGACCGCGGCGCGAATTGTCGTGGTGCGGTCGCTGATGACCTCGATCTTGATCGCGGGCGGGATCGCTGCGACGAGGCGAGGCAACGTCGCCTTGATCCGGTCGACGGTCTCGATGACGTTGGCGCCGGGTTGCTTGAACACCACCAGGAACACGCCGCGCTTGCCGTTGGCCCAGGCCGCCTGCTTGGCGTCCTCGGGGCCGCTGACCGCCTGGCCGATGTCGCGGATTCGCAAGGGACCGCCGTTGCGATAGGCGATGATGACGTCGTTCCAGTCCTTGGCCTGGGTGAGCTGGTCGTTGGCGTAGATCGTGTAGGCGCGCTTCGGGCCGTCGATGTTGCCCTTGGGGCTGTCGACCGTGGTGATCGCGATCTGGCTGCGCACGTCCTCCATCGACAGGCCCTTGGCGACGAGCTTCGCCGGGTCGATCTGAATGCGGATCGAGGGCTTCTGCTGGCCGCCGATGAAGACCTGCGCGACGCCCGAGAGCTGGCTGATCTGCTGGGCGAGCTGGGCATCGACCGCGTCGCTGACGCTGGTCAGCGGCATTGTCTCGGAGGTTGCGGACAACAGCAGGATCGGCGCGTCGGCCGGGTTGACCTTGCGGTAGGTCGGCGGCGAGGGCAGGTTCTTCGGCAGCTGACCGCTCGCGGCGTTGATGGCGCCCTGCACGTCGTTGGCGGCGCCATCGATGCTGCGGTTGAGGTCGAACTGGATGGTGATCGACGCGGTGCCCAGATAGCTCGTCGAGGTCATCTGGGCGATGCCCGGGATCTGGGCGAATTGCCGTTCGAGCGGTTGGGCCACCGACGAGGCCATGGTCTCGGGACTGCCGCCCGGCAGATTGGCGGTGATCTGGATGGTCGGGAAGTCCACCTGCGGCAGGGGCGCGACGGGCAGCAGAGGATAGGCGACGAGACCGACGAAGAGAATGCCGGCCATCAGCAGCGAGGTGCCGATGGGATAACGGATGAAAGGTGCCGAAATCCCGCCCGCGTTCATTCCTGTCGAACCTTGTTCTGCGCCGGATCCGTACTCGCCACGGCCGTGGAGACGAGGCTTCCGGGCTGGACCTTGAATTGGCCCCCGGTGATCACCTGCTGCCCGGGCGTCAGCCCTTCGTCGACGACCGAGCGTCCGTCAATCGCGTAGCTGACCTTGATCTTGTGCACCTCGGCCTTGTTGTCCTGATTGACGGTATAGGCGTAGAGGCCGTTGGTGGAGTGCTGGACCGCGTCATCCGGGACAACGGTCGCATCCTTCAGAGTGCGCACCAGCAGGCGCGTCGACACCGACTGCCCGGGCCACAGCGCGTGGTCCTTGTTGTCGAACACCGCCTTGAGCCGGATCGTGCCGCTGCTGGTGTCGACCTGGTTGTTGATGACGGCGAGCTTGCCCTCGGCCAGAGTCTTCTTGCCGTCGGTGGTGAAGGCGATCACCCTGAGCGCGCCGGCCTTCTGGCCCTCGCTGATATAGGGCAGCTGGTCTTCTGGTGCGGTGAAGATCACCGAGATCGGCTCGACCTGCGAGATCGTGACGATGCCGGTCTGCGTCGAGGAATTGACGATGTTGCCGACGTCGACCTGGCGCAGGCCCGCGACGCCGGTGATCGGCGCCTTGACCTGGGTGTAGTCGAGCTGGGTCTGCGCGTTGGAGATCGAAGCTTCGTCGGCGGCGATCTGCGCGGTGAGCTGGGCGACCGTGGAGCGCTGGGTGTCGACCCGCTGTGCGGTGGCGAATTCGCCGAGTTTCATGGCGCGCTGGAGCTCGAGATTGGCGTTGGCCAGATTTGCCTCGTCCTGCGCCTTCTTGGCCTTGGCCTGGTCGAGCGTGGCCTGATAGGGGCGGGGATCGATCGAGGCGAGGAGCTCGCCCTCCTTGACGATCTGGCCTTCGGTGAAGGCAATCTTGTCGATCTGCCCATCCACCCGGGTCCGGACTTGGACGGTGTTGAAGCCCGCAACCGTGCCGAGACCGGTCAGGTAAACCGGAAAGTCCACCTTCTGGACCGGCGAAACGCTCACGGGGACGGCGGGCGGGCGCTGCGGCCCCTTCTGTGCGGTCTGGGTTTTTCCAGCGTCGGGCGAGCCGAATTTCTGCCAACCATAGTAACCCGCGGAGGCCGCGGCCGCGATGATCAGAATCCAGAGGATCGGCCGGGACTTTTTCATATCGTCTCGTGTCGGCTCTTGTGCCTTAAGCTACGAATTGTGAGGCAATCATAGGGTTCCAGCGCGCTTGTATAATACACGCCAAGTTCCAGTGTAAACAGCACTATCGGCTGAGAATCCTAAACAATTGGAAAGCTTTGCACTGTCTAGGCAGCTCCGTGTCACTACGGTGTGCAGTGCTGCATTCTCCCGCCACGAACGATCTGCGAGCAAATCTTGTGCAATGCTCGGAAGCGGTGTGCGCGGGATAGGGATGTGCTACGCGGGGCGGCTCCCAAGAACGGTTCTAAGTCGCGCAGAGGCCGTTTCGGTTGTCAGGAAATTCGGCATCGGTCATATCGGCGCTCCACAACGGGAGCGCAGCATGGACGAACTGAACGGCAAGCTGATCGCGTGTCAGATCCTGATCACGGGACTGATCGCACGCGTCGCCAACGAGCAGCGTGATCCCTTGCGCTTTCTCACCGACTTCCGCGACGAGATCAGAGCCGTCGTCGGCGGCGTCAACATTGCCGGCATGGACAACAGCGATCGCGTGCGCGCGGTGGCGCAGAAGACCGTCGATGAATTGTTCTCGCTGATGAAGCCGCCGAGCCGTGATTGACGATGCGCGCGCGACCGCCGAACTCGCGCTCTCTTTAGAACAAATCCAATCTCGATTTAGAACGATTTCAAGCTGCAGTTTAGAATCGTTTTGATCTGGACTTATTCAAGGGTTCTCGCGGCTTGCTCGCATTG
This genomic window contains:
- a CDS encoding DUF1428 family protein, with amino-acid sequence MPYVDGFVLAVAKDNIEAYKALATTACAIWMEHGALDYVECIGDDVPYGELTSFPRAVMAKEDEIVVFSWIIYRDRETRDAVNKKVMADPRLKLEGMPFDGKRMIYGGFTTLLRASDPVK
- a CDS encoding multidrug efflux RND transporter permease subunit encodes the protein MNAGGISAPFIRYPIGTSLLMAGILFVGLVAYPLLPVAPLPQVDFPTIQITANLPGGSPETMASSVAQPLERQFAQIPGIAQMTSTSYLGTASITIQFDLNRSIDGAANDVQGAINAASGQLPKNLPSPPTYRKVNPADAPILLLSATSETMPLTSVSDAVDAQLAQQISQLSGVAQVFIGGQQKPSIRIQIDPAKLVAKGLSMEDVRSQIAITTVDSPKGNIDGPKRAYTIYANDQLTQAKDWNDVIIAYRNGGPLRIRDIGQAVSGPEDAKQAAWANGKRGVFLVVFKQPGANVIETVDRIKATLPRLVAAIPPAIKIEVISDRTTTIRAAVEDVQFTLLLTIALVVMVIFIFLRSFWATVIPTITVPLALLGACALMWVFGYSLDNLSLMALTIAVGFVVDDAIVMLENITRYIEEGESPMAAAFKGSKEIGFTIVSISISLVAVLIPLLLMGGIIGRLFREFAVVLAMTIFVSMFVSLTLTPMMASRFLRAHGEVTHGKFYQWSERGFDRMLRGYEWMLDHALAWRRTTLTIFFATLALSVYLFVLIPKGFFPQQDVGLITATSEASQDISFAEMQRRQVELGKIVMDDPDIASIAMNIGGSGRAGNNGNMFITLKPRNEREASAQQIIARLRPKLEKVSGARLYMQAAQDVRLGGRPTRTQFEFTLQDADLAELNDWAPKILAKMQTLPQLRDVATDQQTQGTTVQLKINRDTAARYGIQPQLIDDTLYDAFGQRQVTQYFTQLNTYKVILEILPEMQGSLESLNKLYLKSPLTGDQVPLSTFATWSTDPVRPLSISHQGQFPAITISFNLAQGVALGQATEAVQKAMADLGAPPTLNSSFQGTAQAFQQSLGTVPLLILAALVVVYLILGILYESYIHPITILSTLPSAGVGALAILMAAGFEFSLIALIGVILLIGIVKKNGIMMVDFAIAAERDEHKTPAESIRQAALLRFRPIMMTTMAALLGGVPLMLGHGTGAEIRQPLGYAMVGGLIVSQALTLFTTPVVYLYLDELNNWFSGWGRKGDGEGDETVEHGTVKEAAE
- a CDS encoding efflux RND transporter periplasmic adaptor subunit: MKKSRPILWILIIAAAASAGYYGWQKFGSPDAGKTQTAQKGPQRPPAVPVSVSPVQKVDFPVYLTGLGTVAGFNTVQVRTRVDGQIDKIAFTEGQIVKEGELLASIDPRPYQATLDQAKAKKAQDEANLANANLELQRAMKLGEFATAQRVDTQRSTVAQLTAQIAADEASISNAQTQLDYTQVKAPITGVAGLRQVDVGNIVNSSTQTGIVTISQVEPISVIFTAPEDQLPYISEGQKAGALRVIAFTTDGKKTLAEGKLAVINNQVDTSSGTIRLKAVFDNKDHALWPGQSVSTRLLVRTLKDATVVPDDAVQHSTNGLYAYTVNQDNKAEVHKIKVSYAIDGRSVVDEGLTPGQQVITGGQFKVQPGSLVSTAVASTDPAQNKVRQE
- a CDS encoding invasion associated locus B family protein — protein: MPMQSRLVALVAAVLLSAGGAYAQQGAKKNATPSAPAAQPAPAPTQPQADGAVAQQPGWVVRCTSVSRDAPLECAMEQNAVLTKTGQTVVLINIRIAPDTRTPVALLQLPLGLNLPIGTKLQVDDGKTVDLPIQTCENRGCYASTPIAPDLLATLRSGKQLKVSFQNMAKETIAIPMPLGDFAAAYDKIK